A single Cryptosporangium minutisporangium DNA region contains:
- a CDS encoding chemotaxis response regulator protein-glutamate methylesterase: MSIGVLIVDDSAVVRQALSARLTSSGDIEVIGVAADPIFAMERMNRAWPDVVVLDIEMPRMDGITFLKKIMTTRPTPVVICSTMTARGAETTMEALAAGAVSVIPKPTSGLRQFIQDEGGDIVAAVRAAARSNVQRAQNAARTPVRVGATPVFDRGPSLTTTTDRVVAIGTSTGGTQALEVVLTALPPTSSGIVIVQHMPEKFTAAFAARLDGLCELEVSEAVDGDRVLTGRALVAPGGRHMELRRDGAQYRVRVFDGPLVNRHRPSVDVLFRSVAKMAGRNALGVIMTGMGDDGARGLLEMRQAGALTVAQDEATSLVYGMPHEAMRLGAADREAPLSAIPEVIRKYG, encoded by the coding sequence ATGAGCATCGGGGTGCTGATCGTCGACGACTCGGCCGTGGTGCGGCAGGCGCTGTCGGCGCGACTGACCAGCAGCGGTGACATCGAAGTGATCGGCGTGGCCGCCGACCCGATCTTCGCGATGGAGCGGATGAACCGCGCCTGGCCGGACGTGGTCGTCCTGGACATCGAGATGCCCAGGATGGACGGCATCACGTTCCTGAAGAAGATCATGACGACGCGTCCGACGCCGGTCGTCATCTGCTCGACGATGACGGCGCGCGGCGCGGAGACCACGATGGAGGCGCTCGCCGCCGGGGCGGTCAGCGTCATTCCGAAACCGACCAGCGGTCTCCGGCAGTTCATCCAGGACGAGGGCGGCGACATCGTCGCGGCGGTGCGCGCGGCGGCGCGCAGCAACGTCCAGCGGGCACAGAACGCCGCCCGCACTCCGGTGCGGGTCGGCGCGACGCCAGTCTTCGACCGCGGGCCCTCCCTGACCACGACGACCGACCGGGTGGTCGCGATCGGCACGTCGACCGGCGGCACTCAGGCGCTGGAAGTGGTGCTCACCGCGCTGCCGCCCACCTCGTCGGGCATCGTCATCGTCCAGCACATGCCGGAGAAGTTCACCGCGGCGTTCGCGGCCCGGCTGGACGGGCTGTGTGAGCTGGAGGTGTCCGAGGCGGTCGACGGCGACCGAGTGCTGACCGGACGAGCGCTGGTCGCGCCGGGCGGTCGGCACATGGAGCTGCGTCGCGACGGCGCGCAGTACCGCGTCCGGGTCTTCGACGGCCCGCTGGTCAACCGGCATCGCCCGTCGGTCGACGTGCTGTTCCGGTCGGTCGCCAAGATGGCCGGGCGGAACGCGCTCGGCGTCATCATGACCGGCATGGGCGACGACGGCGCCCGTGGCCTGCTCGAGATGCGGCAGGCAGGAGCTCTCACGGTGGCCCAGGACGAGGCCACCAGCCTGGTGTACGGCATGCCGCACGAGGCCATGCGGCTCGGCGCGGCCGACCGTGAAGCGCCGCTGTCCGCGATACCCGAGGTGATCCGCAAATATGGCTGA
- a CDS encoding chemotaxis protein CheD — protein sequence MFEAGDVILHPGDFCFASAGTRIRTLLGSCVSISMWHPRRRIGGMCHYMIPRRRRPADAGHELNGRYADEAIELFLRELSRTRTMPHEYQVKMFGGGNQFPAARRALDIPRQNIEIGLELLEQHGFELTATHLGGTGARHIVFDLSDGGVWMKHTGQTVADQAAAEAEQRAEQSA from the coding sequence GTGTTTGAGGCCGGCGACGTGATCCTCCACCCCGGCGACTTCTGCTTCGCGTCGGCGGGAACGCGGATCCGGACGCTGCTCGGCTCCTGCGTCTCGATCTCGATGTGGCACCCGCGGCGGCGCATCGGCGGAATGTGTCACTACATGATTCCGCGCCGCCGTCGCCCCGCGGACGCCGGGCACGAACTGAACGGTCGCTACGCCGACGAGGCGATCGAGCTGTTCCTCCGCGAGCTGTCCCGGACCCGCACGATGCCACACGAGTACCAGGTGAAGATGTTCGGCGGTGGTAACCAGTTCCCGGCTGCTCGCCGCGCGCTAGACATCCCGCGGCAGAACATCGAGATCGGGCTGGAGCTGCTGGAACAGCACGGCTTCGAGCTGACCGCCACGCACCTGGGCGGCACCGGGGCGCGGCACATCGTGTTCGACCTGTCCGACGGCGGAGTCTGGATGAAACACACCGGGCAGACCGTGGCGGACCAGGCGGCCGCAGAAGCCGAGCAGCGGGCGGAGCAGTCCGCATGA